In Clostridium sp. JN-1, one genomic interval encodes:
- a CDS encoding collagen-like protein, whose product MRNYKKLPNYDKDSNDNNYTDKIYDKYKNRTSYDTHSDDDYYNNINYDDVNYSDYDDDSNYNTNYDENFDSNDDVNYEYDTKTDSDEGDYINVDLGEKKYDDSDEDSAEDLTSNIEEFKTDFDIEDYDDIDSDNDNSKGEENYGEKPNDDNLNDDMDSDSQDYKYNAKDDKDICFEEKNYDDCDKKDYDDCNCHKKHRKCKVKIVCCEGPKGPKGCKGDPGYPGPRGPRGPKGDPGCKGDPGCPGPRGPKGHKGDPGCNGECGCPGPRGPRGPKGDPGCKGDPGCPGPRGPKGPKGDPGCNGECGCPGPRGPRGPKGDPGCKGDPGCPGPRGPKGHKGDPGCNGECGCPGPRGPRGPKGDPGCKGDPGCPGPRGHKGDPGCPGPRGPRGHKGDPGCNGECGCPGPRGPKGDPGCKGDPGRPGPRGPRGHKGDPGCNGECGCPGPRGPRGPKGDPGCKGDPGRPGPSSECKCVNQMRNILEQIMCLFPDAIIDVAYENGGYVSGVPCGLTPKGGNSCILLLSNCGKITNRINICKIASITVRNRCLIDHDGRLKICFLPVPHNLPKGSEADCERAVRKTLKSLIGCKVNVVAGGTNTGYQKVKATAYGAALLSNNIIVSTCHVEDIK is encoded by the coding sequence ATGAGAAATTATAAAAAGTTACCTAACTACGATAAAGATTCTAATGATAATAACTATACTGATAAAATATATGACAAATATAAAAACAGAACTAGTTATGATACACATTCCGATGATGATTACTATAATAATATAAATTATGATGATGTAAATTATAGTGATTATGATGACGATTCAAATTATAATACTAATTATGACGAGAATTTTGATTCTAATGATGACGTAAATTACGAATATGATACCAAAACAGATTCTGATGAAGGTGACTATATTAATGTAGACTTAGGCGAAAAAAAATATGATGACTCAGATGAGGACTCAGCTGAAGACTTAACTTCTAATATTGAAGAGTTTAAAACAGATTTCGATATTGAAGATTATGATGATATAGATTCTGATAATGATAATTCTAAAGGCGAAGAGAATTATGGGGAAAAACCCAATGATGATAACTTAAATGATGATATGGATTCTGACTCTCAAGATTATAAATATAATGCAAAAGATGATAAAGATATATGTTTCGAGGAAAAAAATTATGATGACTGCGATAAAAAAGACTATGACGATTGTAATTGCCATAAAAAGCACCGCAAATGTAAAGTAAAAATAGTTTGTTGTGAAGGTCCTAAAGGACCTAAGGGTTGTAAAGGCGATCCCGGCTATCCTGGTCCTAGGGGACCTAGAGGTCCTAAAGGCGATCCTGGCTGCAAAGGTGATCCCGGTTGTCCTGGTCCTAGGGGACCTAAAGGTCATAAAGGTGATCCTGGTTGTAACGGTGAATGCGGTTGTCCTGGCCCTAGGGGACCTAGAGGTCCTAAAGGTGACCCTGGCTGCAAAGGTGATCCCGGCTGTCCTGGTCCTAGAGGACCTAAGGGTCCTAAAGGTGACCCTGGTTGTAACGGTGAATGCGGTTGTCCTGGTCCTAGGGGACCTAGAGGTCCTAAAGGCGATCCTGGCTGCAAGGGTGATCCCGGTTGTCCTGGTCCTAGGGGACCTAAAGGTCATAAAGGTGATCCTGGTTGTAACGGTGAATGCGGTTGTCCTGGCCCTAGGGGACCTAGAGGTCCTAAAGGTGACCCCGGCTGCAAAGGTGATCCTGGTTGTCCCGGCCCTAGAGGTCATAAGGGCGATCCCGGTTGTCCTGGCCCTAGAGGACCTAGGGGTCATAAGGGTGATCCCGGCTGTAACGGTGAATGCGGTTGTCCTGGTCCTAGAGGTCCTAAAGGCGACCCTGGCTGCAAAGGTGATCCCGGTCGTCCTGGTCCTAGAGGTCCTAGAGGTCATAAGGGTGATCCCGGCTGTAACGGCGAATGCGGCTGTCCTGGTCCTAGGGGTCCTAGAGGTCCTAAAGGCGACCCTGGCTGCAAAGGTGATCCCGGTCGTCCTGGTCCGTCAAGTGAATGTAAATGTGTAAATCAAATGAGAAATATTCTAGAACAAATTATGTGCTTATTCCCTGATGCAATAATCGATGTAGCCTATGAAAATGGAGGATATGTATCTGGTGTACCATGTGGATTAACTCCTAAGGGAGGAAATAGTTGTATATTATTACTCTCAAACTGTGGAAAAATTACTAACAGAATAAACATCTGTAAAATAGCATCTATAACTGTTAGAAACAGATGCCTCATAGATCATGATGGAAGATTAAAGATTTGCTTCCTTCCAGTACCTCATAATCTTCCTAAAGGCAGCGAAGCAGACTGTGAAAGAGCTGTAAGAAAAACTCTCAAATCACTAATTGGATGTAAGGTCAATGTAGTAGCTGGTGGAACAAATACTGGCTATCAAAAAGTTAAAGCTACAGCTTATGGAGCAGCCTTACTTTCCAATAATATAATAGTTTCAACTTGTCATGTAGAGGATATAAAATAA
- a CDS encoding SNF2 helicase associated domain-containing protein produces the protein MKRDILFKIFNKQTSGKNYDKVQRILENDLVSFLNIKNDENLIYVNGTVVSESLFSEYNTKIEIDAKNKSIFSTYCSCPDYENNEFKKVNYCCKHLVATFYKALDDLAKNPLLNEKSVLNENIFKKDDSKLHMLLGDERDKEEIKIEVYINKVEWDDRLRAEFKIGINSMTSRNLYILKDIDRFLLSYDNKIPITYSKNFTFNIRNQKFSTKDKRLIDFIKTLKDMEGIHKYVNRSSNKYIDGKYINIPEYLVRDFFEIISAHRVYLNDGFFYRTLETEILFENPPIDFNLKLEKGKYILKSKGGMPMVLSSKNDVFLYGTTIYLPDYDFCFKINPYIEVFNKNDSVDMENSEEEVILRRLIPDLNFLSSDVILSKSIQNKIVIDKCSFNFYFDKEGRNIVLILKVKYGKYEFNIFEDCKDKIIYRDTKSENNVLKLLKSLGFDKADEKFYFIRDDDYIFSFFKDKIEKLQKIGDVYYSENFKGIKSIGKNGIEANIKQGKYDYFEMNFKIGNIDSNEVSDILKAFRDNLKYYKLKNGEYLDLEELELKNFLKFLNIASYKGIDENSIQIPKSRGIFLENFIEENKLRYIKGKNELKEIRDKFKNIKKLKFEEPHDLKANLREYQKFGYNWFKTIEYFGLGGILGDEMGLGKTIQIIAFLLSNKGSKSLIIVPTSLVYNWVNEFEKFAPSVKVAAINGQKEEREDYLKNLSNYDVVITTYNLLKNDLDIYSNLEFDYCILDEAQFIKNSNSKNAIAAKKIKARVRFALSGTPIENSVMELWSIFDFIMPGYLYDEKTFSVRYYKRFKDEPEVLDELNKLISPFILRRRKKDVIKELPQKIEKKFMVKLNDEQKKIYKTYADYAVDLIKKKVKDNEFKNSKIEILAYITKLRQLCLDPGILVKDYSGGSGKIEALVELLRKSIEQGHRILVFSQFTSVLKVIGKTIKDCGISFSYLDGSISSEKRMKTVEKFNEGQNSVFLISLKAGGTGLNLTSADVVIHFDPWWNPAVEEQATDRAHRIGQKNVVEVIKIIARGTIEEKIVALQEEKKKLISELMGDELSQGKNFASLSENEILELFRM, from the coding sequence TTGAAAAGAGATATATTATTTAAAATATTTAATAAACAAACTAGTGGTAAAAATTATGATAAAGTACAGAGAATTCTTGAGAATGACCTTGTGTCGTTTTTAAATATTAAAAATGATGAAAATTTAATTTATGTAAATGGAACTGTAGTTTCAGAAAGCTTATTTAGTGAGTACAATACTAAAATTGAAATAGATGCAAAAAATAAAAGCATTTTTTCTACTTATTGCAGTTGCCCAGATTACGAAAATAATGAATTTAAAAAGGTTAATTATTGTTGTAAACATTTAGTGGCAACTTTTTATAAGGCCCTAGATGATCTTGCTAAAAATCCTCTTTTAAATGAAAAAAGTGTTTTAAATGAAAATATCTTTAAAAAAGATGATAGTAAGCTGCATATGCTTTTAGGAGATGAAAGAGATAAAGAAGAAATAAAGATAGAAGTTTATATAAATAAAGTGGAATGGGATGATAGACTTAGAGCTGAGTTTAAAATAGGAATTAATTCTATGACATCTAGGAATCTTTATATTTTGAAAGATATCGACAGGTTTTTACTATCATATGACAATAAGATACCAATAACATATAGTAAAAATTTCACATTCAATATTAGAAATCAAAAATTTAGCACAAAAGATAAAAGACTCATTGACTTTATTAAGACGTTGAAAGATATGGAAGGAATACATAAGTACGTAAATAGAAGTTCAAATAAATATATAGATGGAAAATATATAAACATTCCAGAGTATTTAGTTAGAGATTTTTTTGAAATAATAAGTGCTCACAGAGTTTACTTAAATGATGGATTTTTTTATAGAACATTGGAAACAGAAATACTATTTGAAAATCCTCCTATAGATTTTAATTTAAAGCTTGAAAAAGGCAAGTATATTTTGAAATCTAAAGGCGGAATGCCAATGGTCTTAAGTTCGAAAAATGATGTTTTTTTGTATGGTACTACCATATATTTACCTGATTATGACTTTTGCTTTAAGATAAATCCTTATATTGAAGTATTTAATAAAAACGATAGTGTTGATATGGAAAATTCCGAAGAGGAAGTAATACTTAGAAGGTTAATTCCAGATCTTAATTTTTTATCATCTGACGTAATTTTGTCAAAGTCAATACAAAATAAAATAGTAATCGATAAATGCAGCTTTAACTTTTATTTTGATAAAGAAGGTAGAAATATAGTTTTAATATTAAAGGTTAAGTATGGAAAATACGAATTCAACATATTTGAGGATTGTAAGGATAAAATTATATATAGGGATACTAAAAGTGAAAATAATGTACTTAAACTTTTAAAAAGTTTAGGTTTTGACAAGGCAGATGAAAAATTTTATTTTATAAGAGATGATGACTATATATTTTCATTCTTTAAAGATAAAATAGAAAAACTTCAAAAAATAGGAGATGTCTATTATTCAGAAAACTTTAAAGGTATAAAATCTATTGGAAAAAATGGTATTGAAGCAAATATAAAGCAAGGTAAATATGATTATTTTGAAATGAACTTTAAAATAGGAAATATTGATTCTAATGAAGTATCAGATATTTTAAAGGCATTTAGAGATAACCTTAAATATTACAAACTTAAAAATGGGGAATACCTTGACTTAGAAGAATTGGAACTTAAAAATTTTCTTAAGTTTTTAAATATAGCATCCTATAAAGGTATAGATGAAAATAGTATTCAAATACCTAAAAGTAGAGGGATTTTTCTAGAAAATTTTATAGAAGAAAATAAGCTTAGATATATAAAGGGTAAAAACGAATTAAAGGAAATAAGGGATAAGTTTAAGAATATAAAGAAGTTAAAATTTGAAGAGCCTCACGATTTAAAGGCAAATCTAAGAGAATATCAAAAATTTGGGTATAACTGGTTTAAAACCATTGAATACTTTGGACTTGGTGGAATTCTTGGAGATGAGATGGGACTTGGTAAGACAATTCAAATTATTGCCTTTTTACTATCCAATAAGGGAAGTAAATCTCTTATTATAGTTCCAACGTCACTAGTATATAATTGGGTAAATGAATTTGAAAAGTTTGCACCTTCGGTAAAAGTAGCTGCTATCAATGGACAGAAGGAAGAAAGGGAAGATTATCTTAAAAACTTGTCAAATTATGATGTAGTTATTACAACGTATAATTTATTAAAAAATGATTTGGATATTTATAGTAACCTCGAATTTGATTATTGTATATTAGATGAAGCTCAATTTATAAAAAATTCTAATTCCAAAAATGCAATAGCTGCTAAGAAAATAAAGGCAAGAGTTAGATTTGCTCTATCAGGAACGCCAATAGAAAATTCAGTTATGGAACTTTGGTCTATATTTGACTTTATAATGCCAGGTTACTTGTATGATGAAAAAACTTTTAGTGTAAGATATTATAAAAGGTTTAAGGATGAACCTGAAGTATTAGATGAGCTCAATAAACTCATAAGTCCATTTATTTTGAGAAGAAGAAAAAAAGATGTTATAAAGGAATTACCTCAAAAGATAGAAAAGAAGTTTATGGTGAAATTAAATGACGAACAAAAGAAGATTTATAAGACATACGCAGATTATGCAGTAGATCTTATCAAAAAAAAGGTAAAAGATAATGAATTTAAAAATTCTAAAATAGAAATACTTGCTTATATAACAAAGTTGAGACAGCTTTGTCTTGACCCTGGAATACTTGTAAAAGATTATAGCGGCGGAAGTGGAAAAATAGAAGCTTTAGTTGAATTACTCCGAAAAAGTATAGAACAAGGGCACAGAATACTTGTTTTTTCACAGTTTACATCTGTATTAAAGGTTATAGGAAAGACAATTAAAGATTGTGGAATTTCATTTAGTTATTTGGATGGATCAATTTCTTCCGAAAAGAGAATGAAAACTGTAGAAAAGTTTAATGAAGGTCAAAATTCAGTTTTTTTAATAAGTTTAAAAGCTGGGGGAACAGGACTTAATTTAACTTCTGCAGATGTAGTTATTCACTTTGACCCATGGTGGAATCCAGCAGTAGAAGAGCAAGCTACTGATAGGGCGCATAGAATAGGGCAAAAAAATGTAGTTGAGGTTATAAAGATTATAGCAAGAGGCACAATTGAAGAAAAAATAGTAGCTCTCCAAGAAGAAAAGAAAAAACTTATATCTGAACTCATGGGAGATGAATTATCTCAAGGCAAGAATTTTGCAAGTTTATCGGAAAATGAAATATTGGAGTTATTTAGAATGTAA
- a CDS encoding multidrug efflux MFS transporter — MKLWKRNLIVCWFGSFVTMIALSQIAPILPIYIKQFGINDTAFIEQISGAAFGVTFVVSAIFSPIWGHVADRVGRKPMILRASLGMAIVVFGMGFARNVYELVGLRLIQGIISGYCSACTTLVATQTEKEHAGWALGVLSTAALSGSLLGPMIGGYVEEVFGIRNVFFIMSILLLIAFITALLFVKEDFVPSHEKDLNIKEIWHLIPRTDLMVTMFVTSFIMQLACYSVEPIITVYISQLSKSSEHIALIAGITFSASGLASILAAPKIGKVSDEIGPEKIMFISLLSAGIVFIPQAFVKNPQQLTILRFILGLATAGLVPSVNTLVKKITPDSLTGRVFGFNMSAMYLGTFSGSIFGAQIAAHFGIKYVFFTTSLLLFANAIWVYEMAYRKLNSKLHKFSTAH, encoded by the coding sequence TTGAAGTTATGGAAAAGAAATTTAATAGTTTGTTGGTTTGGAAGTTTTGTAACGATGATAGCACTAAGCCAGATAGCTCCAATATTGCCTATTTATATAAAGCAATTTGGAATTAATGATACAGCTTTTATTGAACAGATATCTGGGGCAGCATTTGGTGTTACATTTGTTGTTTCAGCAATATTTTCTCCAATCTGGGGACATGTTGCAGACAGAGTAGGAAGGAAGCCAATGATTTTACGTGCAAGTCTTGGAATGGCAATTGTTGTATTTGGCATGGGTTTTGCAAGGAATGTGTATGAATTAGTTGGATTAAGACTTATACAAGGAATTATATCTGGATACTGCTCTGCATGTACTACTCTTGTAGCAACGCAAACTGAAAAAGAACATGCAGGATGGGCACTTGGGGTGCTTTCAACAGCAGCACTTTCAGGTTCACTTTTAGGTCCTATGATTGGAGGATATGTTGAAGAAGTATTTGGTATTAGAAATGTGTTTTTTATAATGAGTATTCTTCTTTTGATTGCATTTATAACAGCACTTCTATTTGTAAAGGAAGATTTTGTTCCTTCACACGAGAAAGATCTCAATATAAAGGAGATATGGCATCTTATACCGAGAACTGATTTGATGGTTACCATGTTTGTAACTTCTTTTATAATGCAGTTAGCATGCTACTCTGTAGAACCTATTATAACTGTATATATATCTCAGCTGTCTAAGAGTTCAGAACACATTGCACTTATTGCAGGTATCACATTTTCAGCTTCTGGTCTTGCGAGTATACTAGCTGCGCCTAAAATTGGAAAAGTATCTGATGAAATAGGACCTGAAAAGATTATGTTTATATCTCTTCTATCAGCTGGAATTGTTTTTATACCTCAAGCTTTTGTAAAAAATCCACAGCAGCTTACTATACTGCGTTTTATATTAGGACTTGCAACAGCTGGACTTGTTCCATCAGTTAATACTTTAGTAAAAAAGATAACTCCAGATTCTTTGACTGGAAGAGTATTTGGATTCAATATGTCAGCCATGTATTTAGGAACATTTTCAGGATCGATTTTTGGAGCACAGATAGCAGCTCATTTTGGAATAAAGTATGTTTTCTTTACTACAAGTTTATTGTTATTTGCAAATGCAATATGGGTTTATGAAATGGCATATAGAAAGTTAAATTCAAAGCTGCATAAGTTCTCTACTGCTCATTAA
- a CDS encoding ABC-F family ATP-binding cassette domain-containing protein yields the protein MNLLTAENISKSYSEKILLDNISLGINEGDKIGIIGVNGTGKSTLLKVLAGLEAADSGKITKSNEASIGYLPQSSDFSGSNLTVLEQVFNGNSPIMNLLREYEGTLKMIRENPEDTKLQNKLFDLNSKMDAKNTWEIESQAKTILTKLGINDFDAKVSTLSGGQKKRIALASTLITPSNILILDEPTNHLDDETIEWLEEFLNNRIGSLIMVTHDRFFLDKITNKILELDRGKLYSYIGNYSTFLEKKEERLEKEDTNEKKRQNLIRKELAWIKRGAKARSTKQKARIERFEELTNEKPILNNSKLEINIQSTRLGKKVINIDNISKSFADKLLINDFSYNILNDDRIGIIGPNGSGKSTLMNILNGNITPDTGSISVGETVKVGYYSQQIPDMNMDQRVIQYIQDTGEYALSSEGQKINVSIMLEKFLFDPSVQWTPLSKLSGGERRRLYLLKILMEYPNVLLLDEPTNDLDIETLTILEDYLEDFNGAVITVSHDRYFLDKIVDKIFSFEGNGKITQYTGNYSYFHQMESNKEKEKSNTKKVSNKKDYKSKNEKPLKFTYKEQLEFNEIESIIENLEEALDKKKAEMQGASSNYELLSKLLAEKNSLEEDLDEKINRWTYLTELNEKIQSNKKNI from the coding sequence ATGAATTTGCTAACTGCAGAAAATATAAGTAAAAGTTATAGTGAAAAAATACTGCTTGACAATATATCGCTGGGTATAAATGAAGGAGATAAAATAGGAATTATAGGTGTAAATGGTACTGGTAAATCAACACTTCTAAAAGTACTTGCAGGACTTGAAGCAGCTGATAGTGGTAAAATCACAAAATCAAATGAAGCTTCTATAGGATATTTACCTCAAAGTTCTGATTTCAGCGGAAGTAATTTAACAGTACTTGAGCAAGTCTTTAATGGCAATTCTCCTATAATGAATCTTTTAAGGGAGTATGAAGGTACCCTTAAAATGATCAGAGAAAATCCTGAAGATACTAAGCTTCAAAATAAACTTTTTGATTTAAACTCAAAGATGGATGCTAAAAATACTTGGGAAATTGAAAGTCAAGCTAAAACTATTCTAACAAAGCTTGGAATAAATGATTTTGATGCAAAAGTTTCTACTTTATCTGGAGGACAAAAAAAGAGAATAGCTTTAGCTTCTACACTTATAACTCCATCAAATATTCTAATACTTGATGAGCCAACAAATCATCTTGATGATGAAACTATAGAATGGCTTGAAGAATTTTTAAATAATCGAATTGGATCTCTCATTATGGTAACGCATGATAGATTTTTCTTAGACAAGATAACTAATAAAATACTGGAACTTGATAGAGGAAAACTCTATAGTTACATTGGAAACTACAGTACTTTTCTTGAGAAAAAAGAAGAAAGACTTGAAAAAGAAGATACCAATGAGAAAAAAAGACAAAACTTAATACGAAAAGAACTTGCCTGGATAAAAAGAGGTGCTAAAGCAAGAAGCACAAAACAAAAAGCTAGGATAGAAAGATTTGAAGAGCTGACAAATGAAAAACCTATTTTAAATAATTCAAAACTTGAAATTAACATTCAAAGTACAAGACTTGGTAAAAAAGTTATAAATATCGACAATATAAGTAAAAGTTTTGCTGATAAATTACTCATAAATGATTTTTCTTACAATATACTAAATGATGATAGAATAGGAATTATAGGACCAAATGGAAGTGGAAAGTCAACGCTAATGAATATTTTAAATGGAAATATAACTCCTGATACTGGAAGTATAAGCGTAGGTGAAACTGTAAAGGTAGGATATTATTCGCAGCAAATTCCTGATATGAATATGGATCAAAGAGTAATTCAGTATATACAAGATACCGGTGAATACGCTTTATCATCAGAAGGTCAAAAGATAAATGTTTCAATAATGCTCGAAAAATTTTTATTTGATCCATCTGTTCAATGGACTCCACTTTCTAAACTTTCAGGTGGAGAAAGGAGAAGGCTTTACCTTTTAAAGATACTCATGGAATATCCTAATGTACTTTTATTAGATGAGCCAACAAACGACCTTGATATTGAAACACTTACAATCCTAGAAGATTACCTTGAAGACTTCAATGGTGCTGTCATAACGGTATCTCATGATAGATACTTTCTTGATAAAATAGTTGATAAGATATTTTCTTTCGAAGGTAATGGAAAAATAACTCAATATACAGGTAACTATTCTTATTTTCATCAAATGGAAAGTAATAAAGAAAAAGAAAAAAGTAATACTAAAAAAGTTTCTAATAAAAAAGATTATAAGTCAAAAAATGAAAAGCCTTTGAAATTTACATATAAGGAGCAGCTTGAATTTAATGAAATTGAAAGTATAATAGAAAATTTGGAAGAAGCATTAGATAAAAAGAAAGCAGAAATGCAGGGAGCTTCATCAAATTATGAGCTTCTTTCTAAACTCTTAGCTGAAAAAAATTCTCTAGAAGAAGATTTAGATGAAAAAATAAATAGATGGACTTACTTAACTGAGCTCAACGAAAAAATACAATCTAATAAAAAAAATATTTAA
- a CDS encoding NAD-dependent malic enzyme — MINLKGQNLLRNPFLNKGTAFTKDERIKYDLVGLLPDNVTTIEDQGKIVYDRFKSFDDPLEKHIFLMNLYDINRTLFYYTAGRHVVEFLPIVYTPTIGDAVINYSKKFDTPKDAVFLSISHPENIRKSIETVIKDLDEIKLIVVTDGEGVLGIGDWGVQGVDISIGKLAVYTIAAGVNPKNVLPVVIDAGTNNKKLLDDPMYLGNRFERVTGEKYDDFIDQFVKVSLEMFPETLIHWEDFGRGNARRILEKYRKNICTFNDDIQGTGVMMVSALNAVARATKIPVKDHRIVVFGAGTAGVGVSDQILLEKIKNGLSEDEARSQFYLVDRNGLITDDMDDLTEGQKKYAHPRHEFKKPLKDLTKIIGTVKPTVLIGTSGVHGAFTEDVIKAMAKINERPAILPISNPTKLAEAKASDIIKWTNGKALVVTGSPSDPIEYNGITYTIGQANNALLYPGLGLGIIVAKSKVVTDNMLSAAAHGIASLQDISEPGAPLLPPVSRLRDASKLVATAVVKAAVDEGINRAPIKDAEEAVESEIWEAYYR, encoded by the coding sequence ATGATTAACTTAAAAGGACAGAATTTACTCAGAAACCCCTTTTTAAATAAAGGCACTGCCTTTACAAAAGATGAACGAATAAAATATGATCTTGTTGGACTTTTACCAGATAACGTAACAACAATAGAAGATCAAGGAAAAATAGTATATGATAGATTTAAATCCTTTGATGATCCACTTGAAAAGCATATATTTTTAATGAATTTATATGATATAAATCGTACATTGTTTTACTATACTGCTGGCAGACATGTTGTTGAATTTTTACCAATTGTATATACTCCAACTATAGGAGATGCTGTAATAAACTATTCTAAAAAATTTGATACTCCAAAAGATGCAGTATTTCTTTCAATAAGTCATCCTGAAAACATTAGAAAGTCTATAGAAACAGTTATAAAAGATCTAGATGAAATAAAACTAATAGTTGTAACAGATGGTGAAGGAGTGCTTGGAATAGGTGATTGGGGAGTACAAGGCGTTGACATTTCAATAGGTAAACTTGCAGTATATACAATAGCCGCTGGAGTCAATCCAAAAAATGTTTTACCTGTGGTAATAGATGCAGGAACAAACAATAAAAAGTTATTAGACGATCCTATGTACCTTGGAAACAGATTCGAAAGAGTAACTGGGGAAAAATACGATGACTTCATTGATCAGTTTGTAAAAGTTTCTCTTGAAATGTTCCCTGAAACTTTAATACATTGGGAAGATTTTGGACGTGGAAATGCAAGGAGAATTCTTGAAAAATACAGAAAAAATATTTGTACTTTCAATGATGATATACAAGGAACAGGGGTAATGATGGTATCAGCCTTAAATGCAGTTGCAAGGGCGACTAAAATTCCTGTAAAGGACCATAGAATAGTCGTATTCGGTGCTGGTACTGCTGGTGTTGGAGTATCAGATCAAATACTTTTAGAAAAAATAAAAAATGGTTTATCAGAAGACGAAGCAAGAAGTCAATTTTATCTTGTTGATCGTAATGGCTTAATCACAGATGACATGGATGACTTAACAGAAGGTCAGAAAAAATATGCACATCCAAGACATGAATTTAAAAAGCCATTAAAGGATCTTACGAAAATAATAGGAACAGTTAAACCTACTGTGTTAATAGGGACATCTGGAGTTCATGGAGCTTTTACAGAAGACGTTATAAAAGCTATGGCAAAAATAAATGAAAGACCTGCAATTTTACCTATATCAAATCCTACAAAACTTGCTGAAGCAAAAGCTTCTGATATAATAAAATGGACTAATGGAAAAGCTTTAGTTGTAACTGGGAGTCCATCTGATCCGATTGAATACAATGGAATTACATACACAATTGGTCAAGCTAATAATGCCCTTCTATACCCTGGACTTGGACTTGGTATAATAGTTGCAAAATCAAAAGTGGTTACAGATAACATGTTATCTGCTGCAGCCCACGGCATAGCTTCTCTTCAAGATATATCAGAACCCGGAGCACCTCTTCTACCTCCAGTGTCAAGACTTAGAGATGCTTCCAAACTTGTAGCAACTGCTGTTGTAAAGGCAGCAGTGGATGAAGGTATCAATCGTGCTCCAATAAAGGATGCAGAAGAAGCAGTTGAAAGTGAAATATGGGAAGCATACTACCGTTAA
- a CDS encoding epoxyqueuosine reductase QueH, whose product MNINYQKKLDEIIKELDDNGEVPSLLLHSCCAPCSSYVIEYLSEYFKITVFYYNPNIYPKEEYLKRKEEQKQFISSIKTKYKVSFMEGDYDDEKFYMLSKGLESENEGGIRCFKCYELRLGKTAEIAKKMNFDYFTTTLSISPYKNAQKLNEIGKNLSEKHGVKYLYSDFKKKNGYKRSIELSKEYHLYRQNYCGCIFSKHARELMDKIKNC is encoded by the coding sequence ATGAATATAAATTATCAAAAAAAGCTTGATGAAATTATAAAAGAATTAGATGATAATGGAGAAGTTCCTTCATTACTTTTACACAGCTGCTGTGCACCATGCAGTAGTTATGTCATTGAATATTTATCTGAATACTTTAAGATAACAGTTTTTTATTATAATCCTAACATTTATCCTAAAGAGGAGTATTTAAAACGTAAAGAAGAGCAAAAACAATTTATTTCTTCTATAAAAACGAAATATAAAGTAAGTTTTATGGAAGGGGACTATGATGATGAAAAATTTTATATGCTTTCAAAGGGACTTGAATCCGAAAATGAAGGTGGAATAAGGTGCTTTAAATGTTATGAATTGAGACTAGGAAAGACTGCAGAAATTGCAAAGAAAATGAATTTTGATTATTTTACGACTACCTTATCAATAAGTCCATATAAAAATGCTCAAAAATTAAATGAAATAGGAAAAAATCTATCAGAAAAACACGGCGTTAAGTATTTATATTCTGACTTTAAAAAGAAAAATGGATACAAACGTTCAATTGAACTTTCAAAAGAATATCATTTGTATAGACAAAATTACTGCGGATGTATATTTTCAAAACACGCAAGAGAGCTTATGGATAAAATTAAGAATTGTTAA